Genomic DNA from Equus caballus isolate H_3958 breed thoroughbred chromosome 10, TB-T2T, whole genome shotgun sequence:
CAGaggcacctggcacagtgcctggcatgggcTGGCGTCACGACAATTACTGTTATGATACGCTCCGTGTCCGCAGAGGCCAGACCCAGCAGGGGCAGTCTGGAATCTGCTGGCTCccctgctgggagccgtggctacatcatttgatcggctgtttgacagcgtccagccgattaacgccgaggggtgcagggtcgccccttggtgaagaataactggccagcccctcacatagttctgaaacctgtgctgcttctaattgcccttcattccttttcctttcttaacctccagttttcactcctttgggtggctgcttgggaggcactacctcctgggaaaattagatatcgtaagagaatgtgaccacctgcaggtaactttcaagatatttttcagttaattattggaggagcacacagtcccatttgagaaaagcagaaaggaatcctgcccagataagatgtcgaattaggtttatggcctctgtctggttaatgtttccttctccctccagttctttgtctaaatatatatgcatcgtccttctaagtttgttggttaattggatgatcaagaagtatctatatattattcttgaccttctgctttctgttaaaatgttatagaggttttctcctaaaagcaataaataataaataattgatgagtagaagggccgaggggtgcaagaatgcccctcagTGAAGAATGGCCAGCCGaaacccctgatattttctgaattatatgcatgctttctagcaaggttgtctatacttgtttctgtttttcattcttgaagatACATactttagcttagcttttcagccctttactttactaacaaaatgatactttctccggcagtgtgcttaagggactgttagctctacaatctaaaagacaaaggaatgcttccaccccctaaagggcgcgaaaaagtaaagatgtttaactgcccactgagaatgcagatagccctggggctaagacaccctggagtcgccttttgttcccattaaccatctacactaatggtgtaaatgattgagggaggcagggatggctccaccaggatgtaaccagacggactgctgtcctgcccggaggcctggaccttctctctttgatttaactttaccatgaattacaacagacgcctaggtacctatctcctttagcttagagacaacaaacactagttaattgcggagaagactaccattaaccttatgctctatagaatagaatgctaataaatattcttgtgctcgttttttacttccttatctctctgagaatatttgtagaactatttctgtactaatcctgaaaaatatataaacgacacttgtgcacagtaaaggcggacttgctaacaccaaccaaAGTCTCACGtccccctttatttccccctcagtcattgcgccgacgccgtccatccctcaggaacctggactccgccggggcgggacctcGGCACTCCCCCACGTCTGAGAAGCCATGTGACACAGCTTGAGCCACACTCACTCCAGGACAGGCCAAGCCAggtgccctgcctcctcccactgGCTTTTCTGGTCTACCCGCCCCACCCAGAGCTGCAGACACTGGCGTTGGAACCTCTTGAAATAAAGGGCCCCAGACCATGGGACAAGGTGTCTCCCACCTTGTCCCCCGGTGCCCCTCGAAATGTCTCAGATGTCATTGTGAATCATCAGTAGGTTATTCATTCATAAATAATAACAGCTACATCAACCGAGGTTTTGCATGTGTTAACGTTTTGACCGTCTtcactcattgaatcctcacggCCGCCTGATGAGGTAGGGCCTGTTGACATGCTCTCCATTTTCTGCAGATGGAAGCACgcggcacagagaggtgaaggggtgcGTGCAGGCGGCAGAGGGGGGAGGTGGTGGCTGCTGGGGTCAGAGTCCTTGCTTTGAACCAGCATGCCAGCCCTCTGGGTCACAGCTCAGGGCACAGACCCTGCAGCCAGGCAGCCCAACTTCGAAAagcccagctctaccacttacagGCTGGGACAACTGGGCAAGCTTcgtcctctctctgggcctcagttccctccccAGAAAAATGCGGATGAGAAAGGACcttgtcacaaagggctgtggTGAGAACATAGAATTCCTGGCAACCAGGAAGGGGGCTGGCAGTGGAGTGACCTTGctgaatgtttgttgaaagaatgaaaggagaacagagaaagggtgggaagaaaatatgtgaagatgttaacagaggaaacagaaagaaatagattGTTTACTGCCTGTTGTCCCCACTGAAGTCgggagctccatgagggcagccGGGGGCTATCTCAGGCTGCACTGAGTctccagccctgggctgggccctgcGCAGAAATCAGTGTATGTGATGCCTCCCTTCTGGTATGTTCTCTCCCACAGACATCCACTACGTGCTCTGGTTGGACGACACACAGCTACCTGACAGCGCGGGGCAGATTCTGGAAGGGGTTATCATTTAGAAAAAGGGACTGGCACCCAGTAAGTCACCTGTTTTTAACGCTGCTGGCCTGAGGCCAGCTGAAGTCATGCTTGAAGAACCAGAAGCTAGAGTCCAGGCTGACCCTTGCTGCCGGAAAGTGAGGGGGGAAATTCCAGAAAGCAGAGAGCCAGAGGGGGGCCCCAAATTCTATGTATAAAAACTCTGCCCAAATCTCTCGCTGATCTGTGACCCATGAAAGCAGGCCAGCGAGAGATTAAAAAACTGGGTCTAATTTGGTAAAACAGGAAACTCAACTCTCTTTGGAGTTATGTAAGAGTGTCCAGAATTTCCACAACCTCTCCTTCCCGTATCCTAACCTCCAGGACACAGTCCAAACTTACTCCAAATACAAAGAAACGGGAAAACGAGACCCAGTTTTTCAAGAGGTAGTAAACAGGGACGGACCCCAAGGTGACCCAGATGTTGGAACGAGGGGACAAGGTTTTTAAAGCAGCCTGTACGACTATGCTCAAcgacacaaagaaaaatatgctcGTGATAAATAGAAGGATAGGAAACTTCAGCCGAGCAAGGGAAAACGTCTACGAACCAAGTGTAGATTTGAGAAGGGAAAActacaatatctgaaattttaaaagtcactgGCTGGGTTTAACAGCAGAACAGAGATGGACAAGGAGTCAGGGGGTCTGGTCCATGGAAATTATCCATGGGACGAACAGACCCATGGGACAATCAAAAGATCAAACAGACATGTAACTGGAAACCAGTTCACATGTGCTGAATAACTGCATAAAGTACGATATTATTATAACACACTTGAccaacacacaaaaacacagaccgGGACAGGTTAAGGGCCTTGGTCAAGGCCACAGGTCCAGGATGGAAACCTAGACTTCAGAGGTGATCCTGTCATCTAACTTCtgtatttgaatgttttaaatgaaaaaataataataaaagtggaAGTTGGAAGCTGCTTACAACCCTGATTAAGCAGCATTCCTCTGCTCCCAGGAGTAGAGGGGTCGGCGGGGGTGGGTGTGGAGAGCCCCTGGTACCTGCACTGAACATTTTTCCTGAACCAGAGATCACCACAGCCCGACAGTCAGCGTCTTGCGCTATCTTCTTAAAGCATTCCACCATCTCCCTGTGGAGGGCAAGGAGGGGAGGGCTGTGTCAGGGTGGAGATGCCCACCCTCCTGTCCATCTGTCTCCCGCCCCCcagtcctgcctcctcctgcaGGCAGGCCTCCAGGATGTGCAGGCCAGACCTCCAGAAGGCCCTGTTCATGGCATTCCTCTTCTCCAGCCGGTTTAGCTCCACGTGCAGAATGTGTCTCTCGGCAGCTGTCACCCGAAGGGACTCATAGCTGTGGTCTGGGGCTTCGCTGGGGGCAGCTCCGCGGGTCTCACTGGGTGCAGAGGAGCCCATGGGGCGAAGGCTAAGGTTCAGACCCCGGTGGGTGGGGGCTGTCAGTCCtggggagacaaaggaaggaagagcCTTCGGTGACCCCAGATTGGGGACACAGTAGAGGCGCAGTGACGTTAGACTGGAGACTGCAGGCCCCTTTGAGACCTTGGTTTAGGGGCATATAGACTTCAAGATTAGAGGTGCTTTTAGTGGCCTCAGTCTGAGGACAAGTTCAGATCCTCAACCGTGGGACTGACCCCAGGTTGGGGATCCTGAGCCGCCAGCACCCCAATTTTAAGACCCAGTCCTATAGAATTGGGAAGCCCTTTGAACGAGAGCACGCAGCCCCCTTAAAGGGGCTCGCTCGGACCCTGCCTGACCCGGGACAGGTGTCCCTGTCCTACCGTCGCTATGACAGAACGACAGTGCAACAGACCCCCAGAGGTGAAGAGGTGACTCACGCCATTTCAGCAGGTCTCCAAGTCTGCGAGAAGCCGCCGTGACCGCCGCCATTGGGACAGTCCCTGGCGTCACTCGACTGGAGAAAACCAGGGGGGCGGGCACAAATGGCTGCCATATTGAGTGAGGGCATCAATGCTGCAGCCCGCCCGCGGTGACTAACCCCCTCCCGCCATCTTTACTAAGGGCAAGCGGAAGCGGCCTTCTGGGCTCGCCTGCGCGTCAGAGGGCGGCTTAAAAGGGCCCTTGGGCCCAGTGGGAAGCTGGCCTGAGATGGTCCACACGGCTGCGGGCGTGCCTGGACCGAGTCCATCACAGCGCTGTTTCACAGGGTGTGCAAAAGGGGCCGCTGAAACGTCCAAGGACCTAGTGGCAGAATAAACCCAGCCCTGCCAGTTTGCAACCTGGCGCTTGTACCGTCCTAACCAGAAAGTGAGCAGTGCTGTTTACCCACGGAAGGGAATGAACATAGAAACGGGCCAGCGCGAGGCGCCCACTGTGCGGCCCGAACCCCGCACCGCcgggagggcagagaggcaggggctggggagggggctggctcgCCGTCTCCGGGCGTCAGGAGTGCTGAAGGGGGGCATTTACGTGCCTCCGAAGTCCATGTGctcacaatttctttaaaaaaataaagtcacttGGGAGAAAGCCAGCTAACTCGAGAACAGACCGTGGGGGCGCTGCTCGTGCTGCTCTGGAGGGAGACGTCCGCCGGGACGGCCCTGGGCAGCGCCTGGCCTCCTGGCAGACGGGCCACAGCCGGGCAGGCTCCGTCGGGAGCCACCGGTGACCAGCCGTCGGCAAACTGCCTGGCTGCCCCTGCAACGGGAAACTGAAACCGCTACGCCGGTCCCAAGATACAGGAGGAACACGGGAAAGACGGAGAAGTTTGTTTGATCCATTTGTGTAGAAAGATGCTTCGAGGGGGCTGTGTGTGTATAGAACACGGCGCACGCACGGAGTATCTAGGAGGCAAAACTGCGTGTAACAAGGGATGAAAACTGGGTGCTGGGAGACAAAATGGGCGTGTTTACTTTTTACCCCCTTGATTGGCTGAAAAAGAAATCCTACATTGAGACATTTCCGGCTGCAAGGCGACTATTTCTCCTAGACCGCCAGAGGTTGTTTGAAACGTCCCCTGGCGAAGCGGAGTTTGTTCCTCTGACAGATACCGCGTGACCTCAGTAGATGCCAGTGATCTGAGTTTGACCTTCACAGTGAATTCCCCAAGTGGGTGCTTTCTCAAGCGCACACGCACCAGCAAGGCCCTGTACTGACTTGCTCCTCTCCGCAGGGCCTGCTTCCTCCGGTAGGAGCCAAAGTCCTTAACGCTGGCTCCTGCCAGGCTGCCACCCACCTCGCCCCACCCCAACCACACACACAAGTCCCCAGCCACCACACTGGGGAGTGTGTCATGCTGCAATCGCACACATCCTTTAACCCAGCAACCCACCTCCAGAGCACGGTCAGGGAGGCCGGCTGTTTGTGTAATGACAGACGTGACAGGACTGTTCTCAATTGCAAAAACGTGGACATGACCCTTCGGCCCAGATAAAGTAAATCATGACACACACACAAGATACTGTGCAGGTGGTGGAGGTCGCTCTGCATGTGATACGGTGCACAACACTGTACAGTACACACACAGCACTTGTTACAGTAACACACATCCAGAGAACTTTCCATATGGAAGAAAGGATCACCAGGCTGTTCAAGGGCACACTTTCACTTTTATCTGAGGTTTTATTTTCTAACCTTATAAAAATGCAGGCTGTTTACTTTGCAGGATTAAGGCTCTTTTTTTCTCTCGAGTCTGAATTTCTTCAACACCATTTACTTTTTTCGTTGTTTTTAAGacaggcacctgagctaacaactgttgccaatctttttttttctgctttctccccaaatccccccagtacatagttgtatattttagttgtcatGTGGGAGACCGCCTCAGCGTGGGCTGAcaagtgccatgtctgtgcccaggatctgagcaggtgaaaccctgggccacgggaGTGGAGTgcgcaacttaaccactcggccacgggccagcccaccattttctttttaaagtgacTCTCAAGTGGACTGAGCTTGCTCAGGCAGGGCCCGTGAAGAATGCAGCCAGGCGGCCCCGATGTTCCTCCAAGGCCTCCTGAGTTCCTAGATGGTTCCGTGTCTGCCCAGGGTGGGGCCTGCAGCTCCCCCAGGGCTGCGGCTGGGGCCCAGCCTGCCACCTCTGCAGAAGACTCAGTGGGAGGGAAGCAGACACACCTTGGAATCCCAGAAAGTGCtatgtttattttccaaacaattttattgaaatgTGCAGAGTACATGGGCAGCACAAACATAtgaacagggaaaaaaaatcacatgtacaataatttttaaaaagtgaacgtTAATCTTGGGAGAtgtttcccttcccctccccctccagaccTCGAGCATTTTCATTATGGTTAAGCCTCTACTAAcctagcattaaaaaaaaggaatacaggAACTTgtgccaaaacaaacaaaccaacagcataaaggaaagagaaacgtTTTCCTGCTCAGAAGGGCCTCTTCTTCGGCACCTCATTAGGAGGCATGCTGAGCAGTGGAGAAACACAACTTCAGGGTGTAAGGGTATGGACCATCTGCGGAGGGGAAAACAAACGTTGGCCTGGGCCCCTTTCTAGAGGCTCCCCCCACCCAGTTCCCCTCGTTTTGTGCACATCTCTTTTTCTGCAGTTCAACTGCAGAGATCTAACCCGTCACTGCCCAGTGTGAGTCCTAAAAACAAGCCACTTCTCTTTCTTCAACCCCACGCCTAGCTCCCTCACTGCCCCAGGGCAAGAGTCCTGCCCCAGGAACTGGGGGCAGCGCGCAGACCTGCCCAGCTGGCTACGCTAGCCCCTCTCCTGGCACTGTCTGAGCCGGCCCCTGTGACTGACGCTGCTGGGCGTGTACCAGCGTCTTCTGACAGAGAGCATGCCGACTCCCTGGAGGACAAGCCTGAGCAACTCCCAGGCTGGCAGAGGGGGTGGCACTCAGCAGCCGGGCTGGCCCTCCCATGGGGAACATGAGGCTGCTCTCCTGACAACCAGGCCCCACCTGCCTGTGTCAGCGACTGTGAGAAAAATCTCTGGAGCCCTGTCTTGAGGGCAGGAAGGATGGCTCTGGCCTGAAGCCAGCCAACACAGCGGGCCACAAGGGGATGCCGCACGACACACAGACACTCACTCGGGTTCTTCATCTGGTAATGGTTCAGGAAGCCCAAAGTCTCCAGGGCGTCGCTCTTGGATTCCCACTCCAGCAGCCCAGAGGAGCTGCGCTCACCTGCCCGGAAAGCAGAGGTTGCGGCCTGCGCCCAGCAGGACCTAGGGTGTGCCCCCTACACCCAAGGAGTGGGAAGGGCGGGTGGGGGGTGCGGGGGGCGCAAGGCACTCACTTTTGCCTGAGAACACTTTCACAGAAGATGGCCGCTTCACTCCCAGCTCATCGCAGATCTGCAACAGAGCAAGCAGAGACTGAGAAACACACGGCGCCTCTGCCACAGGGCAGAATCAAGCAGACCGTGCCTGAGTGCGGGAGTGCTCCCGGAGAACGGGTTTCTAGGCTTCTACCACATCCCCTGAGGTGTCCCCATGAGCCTAAGGTTTGGAAACACCGCTCTTACCTTTCTGCTGCCAAGAGCTGGCACAGTGCTTGTGAAACGCCCCATCCTCACCTGCTGCCTGGGTGTGCTGGCACCAGGCAAATGTTTGCTGAGCTCAACCTCTCAGGCTGGAGCAAGGGGCAGAGTCCACCCCGCCAGCCTGGCCTCCTCCTTCCCATGAGCACACCTAATGAGAGCCCCCTGCACCCAAGGGCCAACGATGGACGCCCTGAGACTAGACTGGGATGAGCACTCTGCCACCGGGACGGGAGGACTCTAACCAGCAAACGACAGCGGCAAGAGCACGGCTAACTCCAGTGCTGCTGGAGTTCGCTGCCACTCCAGCCTGTGTGTCCTGGaaactgctgtgtccccagcacccaaaCCCAGCATCTGGCAGAGCGGCTCAACAGGTATCCGTCAGAACACAAGGCACGACCCACTGAGGGCAGCGGTGAGGGCCCAGCCCCGCGGCACCCACCTCGAAGAAGTTCTCCTCGGTCACCTCCAGAGGGGCGTTGAAGAAGTGCAGCACGTTGCTAGGGTGCTGGATGCGGTTCTTGGCGGCCTGCTCCGGAGTGGAGAACCGATTGTTCCGGGACTCGCTGAAGTCTTTGTAACTGCAGGACCCGTCCTCCAGGCCGTAGGACTGACCAGGCATGATGGCCGGCTGCTTGGAGACACTGCGGGGGAGGCAGAGCCCTTCGTCAGACCTCCAGTGGTCCCTCAAGCCCTCCGCTGCGGCCTGGTGCCCATCTGAGCGCGGTGTGCCTAGGGGGCACTGCTTCACAGCCGGGTGAGGCCCACTCGCCTTCTCCCCCTGGTGCGGAGGAGCATCTGGGAACGCATCTGCCACGCCCACTCCAGCCTGATGAGCTCCTCGGCCTCactgtgctccgctgcagcgccCTGTCCAGAGCGGGCCCCTTCCCTTCTCAGTCCCTCGCCAGCCCTCCCCAGGCCAGGGAGACCGGGCACCTACCAGACTTTCAGCTTCTGCCCGAACATGAAGTTGTTGTTGAGGTGGGTGATGGCCCGGTCCACGGCATAGCCGTCAGCCATCTCCACCATGGCGGCCCCCGGCTTGCTTTTCATGAATTTCACCTTGAGGAGAGCAGCCGCGGTCGGCACCACTGCCCAGATGCCAGGGACCCTTCTCCCGCCCCTCCGTTAGTCAGAAGCAAGTCACTCCTGCTCTGGGCCTAAGCTTCCACTTCCTCACTTGTGAACTGGGAATCAGGAGAAGCAGGCCCAGCCCACGGCAAGCGCTCGGCCCAGGAGACAGTGTTTTTCTAACTGCAGGACCTAACCCCCAAGCTTGTCCCTCCAGGATGCGCAACAGCAAacagagggcagagtgagaaacTACAGCAGCCCTGCTCGTCAGTGTCTGTCACACACAGACAGCTGCGTCGACAGATACTGGGTCACAGCGCGAAGCAGTTCTCCGTGTGGGTTACAGCATCAACATGCTGCTGCCAACAGTAGCGCAGGTGTGGAAGCCAGGCCCTCTCTCTCTGAGTCCTGCTTCCTCGTAAAGGGACGGGAACCTGGGCAAGCTATGCGCCCTTGGTGCATCTCCCCTACTTGTTTCATTAAAGCTCCGTATCAAAAGTCAACTTCTTACATGTCAAGCACTTttaacagtgcctggtacatacgAAAAACACTGAACGTGCACTGGCTGCTCCCACCATCAACGAGCCGAGCCAGGGCTGCAAACTCAAAGGCTTCCAGGACCCAGCTGGGTGCGACAGAGGAGCCCACCCGGTCTAAGGCGGACAGTGACCAGCCAGCCCCAGTCAAGCATCCCGACAAGCCAGGCAGGAAGGCCTAGTGCTGCCAGATCATCTGATGTTTTCCAGATGAAATCCTTGCATGATCACCTTTAACTATCATGGCTAAGTTTTCTAAATCACGATATCCACATAACGTTAGACAGTAGTACTTTCACGTGACAAGGTCCTGGCTTGTGAATACTGGAACACCCACACACGGGGAGGCCCAGACTAACGGCGTGAGCCCTCCGGCCCGCGCTCCAGCCAGGCCTGCCCCCGGGCCCGCCAGGTCTAAGGACAGCAGGGCATCCAGCAGCAGCTCACCTTCTCCACATTGCCATACAAGCAGAAGACATTGAAGACTCGATCACAGTTCATCTTAGATTGATCCAAGCCATAGACCATGAGCACGGGGCTGTCGGCGTGGGGGCCATACtcgggtggtgggggagggggtgggggatgccCATACTGGGGGCCATAACGACTTGGGCCCCGGCGGTGACCCCCCACTGGTGGGCCCATCCTTCTCCCTTCGTAGTGAGGTGGGGGGGGGCCGTAGCCCTCATCATGGTAATGGCTGTGGTACCCACCGTGGGGCCCTCCTGGGgggtgggaaggaaagagagggaggacgGGTGAGAATTTGCGCGGCGGGCAGCGGGCAGGGGCACATGAGCCACGGGAGTCCACGGAGGGGAACCCCCTGCCCTCACCATATTCTGCGGGGTGATCTCCCAGGAGAGGGGGCTGCCTCTGGCGTTTGTTAGGGTTGCTGCCAGGGTCACCTgtggacagagaaagagagtcaGAGCCTAACTTGGAAAACGGGGGCGTCTCTCCCTCCTGACTGCAGAGGCTAATCTCGAAGGCCCTCAGCTCTGCAACCTGGCTGCAGACCCTCCCTTCCTCACCGGGGCTGCCGGGGCCTCCTTCCTGTCGTCTGACCCAGGGTGGGCATCAAGCCCAAGCCTCAAGGCTCAAGGCTGGAGTgactgcccctcccctgccccgccCTAGCGGCTGGTCTCCTCTCTCCCTACAGGAAGCAGCCAGGGTTTGGGCCTGCTctcccctgccctggccctggtGGGAGGCCCAAGGCATGGGCCCTCTGGGGaacctgcagctgctgtggaagcTGATATGTTTGTTACGGGGGCCAAGAACAGCTTTCTAAAATAGCTCCCAATGAAGGGAGAGGAGCGAAGAGCAGAAAATACCCAGGGGAGGgcagaaaagaagataaaatttggCCCCCAAAGCCCCAAGGTTCCAGGGGCTCTAAGGCCCTCTTTCTAGACCCTTTCCCTCTCAATCCTGGTCCCAGCCATCCCCCTACTAGTCACGTCCGACCCAAGGAGAGGGGCCGGAGGCAAGGAACACAGGGCAACATCAGGATCAGTTCAGATGAACAGTTATGTACAGGCATCAACATTCTCAGACCCAGACAATGGCGCAGATCCCCCCGACCCCAGCTGCCGGTCACCATCGCTCCCGTTAACTCAGCACCTgagtggcaggcactgtgctcagcattTTACAGACATCACCGCTTCTTCAgttcctcacaacaaccctatgaggtaggtactatttcagccccattttacagataaggaaagtgagcAGTTAACTTTTAA
This window encodes:
- the HNRNPL gene encoding heterogeneous nuclear ribonucleoprotein L isoform X3, with amino-acid sequence MPKKRQALVEFEDVLGACNAVNYAADNQIYIAGHPAFVNYSTSQKISRPGDSDDSRSVNSVLLFTILNPIYSITTDVLYTICNPCGPVQRIVIFRKNGVQAMVEFDSVQSAQRAKASLNGADIYSGCCTLKIEYAKPTRLNVFRNDQDTWDYTNPNLSGQGDPGSNPNKRQRQPPLLGDHPAEYGGPHGGYHSHYHDEGYGPPPPHYEGRRMGPPVGGHRRGPSRYGPQYGHPPPPPPPPEYGPHADSPVLMVYGLDQSKMNCDRVFNVFCLYGNVEKVKFMKSKPGAAMVEMADGYAVDRAITHLNNNFMFGQKLKVCVSKQPAIMPGQSYGLEDGSCSYKDFSESRNNRFSTPEQAAKNRIQHPSNVLHFFNAPLEVTEENFFEICDELGVKRPSSVKVFSGKSERSSSGLLEWESKSDALETLGFLNHYQMKNPNGPYPYTLKLCFSTAQHAS
- the HNRNPL gene encoding heterogeneous nuclear ribonucleoprotein L isoform X1, which gives rise to MSRRLLPRAEKRRRRLEQRQQPDEQRRRSGAMVKMAAAGGGGGGGRYYGGGSEGGRAPKRLKTDNAGDQHGGGGGGGGGAGAAGGGGGENYDDPHKTPASPVVHIRGLIDGVVEADLVEALQEFGPISYVVVMPKKRQALVEFEDVLGACNAVNYAADNQIYIAGHPAFVNYSTSQKISRPGDSDDSRSVNSVLLFTILNPIYSITTDVLYTICNPCGPVQRIVIFRKNGVQAMVEFDSVQSAQRAKASLNGADIYSGCCTLKIEYAKPTRLNVFRNDQDTWDYTNPNLSGQGDPGSNPNKRQRQPPLLGDHPAEYGEGRGFPSVDSRGSCAPARCPPRKFSPVLPLFPSHPPGGPHGGYHSHYHDEGYGPPPPHYEGRRMGPPVGGHRRGPSRYGPQYGHPPPPPPPPEYGPHADSPVLMVYGLDQSKMNCDRVFNVFCLYGNVEKVKFMKSKPGAAMVEMADGYAVDRAITHLNNNFMFGQKLKVCVSKQPAIMPGQSYGLEDGSCSYKDFSESRNNRFSTPEQAAKNRIQHPSNVLHFFNAPLEVTEENFFEICDELGVKRPSSVKVFSGKSERSSSGLLEWESKSDALETLGFLNHYQMKNPNGPYPYTLKLCFSTAQHAS
- the HNRNPL gene encoding heterogeneous nuclear ribonucleoprotein L isoform X2, whose protein sequence is MSRRLLPRAEKRRRRLEQRQQPDEQRRRSGAMVKMAAAGGGGGGGRYYGGGSEGGRAPKRLKTDNAGDQHGGGGGGGGGAGAAGGGGGENYDDPHKTPASPVVHIRGLIDGVVEADLVEALQEFGPISYVVVMPKKRQALVEFEDVLGACNAVNYAADNQIYIAGHPAFVNYSTSQKISRPGDSDDSRSVNSVLLFTILNPIYSITTDVLYTICNPCGPVQRIVIFRKNGVQAMVEFDSVQSAQRAKASLNGADIYSGCCTLKIEYAKPTRLNVFRNDQDTWDYTNPNLSGQGDPGSNPNKRQRQPPLLGDHPAEYGGPHGGYHSHYHDEGYGPPPPHYEGRRMGPPVGGHRRGPSRYGPQYGHPPPPPPPPEYGPHADSPVLMVYGLDQSKMNCDRVFNVFCLYGNVEKVKFMKSKPGAAMVEMADGYAVDRAITHLNNNFMFGQKLKVCVSKQPAIMPGQSYGLEDGSCSYKDFSESRNNRFSTPEQAAKNRIQHPSNVLHFFNAPLEVTEENFFEICDELGVKRPSSVKVFSGKSERSSSGLLEWESKSDALETLGFLNHYQMKNPNGPYPYTLKLCFSTAQHAS